One Salvia splendens isolate huo1 chromosome 1, SspV2, whole genome shotgun sequence genomic window, CATCAAATGCTACTATAGTGCGTTCTCGAATGCGGAATTTTGGAAAAAAGTCTTATCTTGATTGTTACTACTAATGTTTAGGgttatgaatttaatttggtGTTGTGTTTTTGAATTGTTGCCGTTGGTAAAAGTCGTTGCTGTGTCATGTGTTGCAGGAAGGTTGCGGTGATCAATTTGGATCCAGCTAATGATTCTTTGCCGTATCCTTTTCGTTTGTTGTTTTTCCGTGAGATTGAAATTCGCCTATTGTTACTTACTGGTGGAGTGATTTTGTGTATTTGGATGTTATGTGAGCTTATTCCTTATTGTAATGAAGATATGACTGTGCTATTAATATCGAGGATTTGATTAAGCTCGAAGATGTCATGGCGGAGCATTCCCTTGGCCCTAATGGAGGTGTAACTTTTGTGCTGGTTGTCGAACTTTATAGGGTTATTCGAGTTGCAGATATGCAGCTAGATGTTGTACATTGCTTTCCAATGATTATTTTTTCGATTTATAGATTGCGGACTTTCTTCGATTCAGCTAGATTTATAGTTTGCAGATATGCAACTAGGTGTCACACATTGCTTTCCTAAGAAGACTTCAGCATAAAGCAATATGTCCAACTCAAACCCAATCCAATCCGCTCTGTGTTTGAGTTTGCCATATTGTTTTGTTCTAAAGTCTTTATACTGTTTGAGTTCTGTAGCTATTTATGAGCAGTGCTACTTCAGTGATTCAACTCTCAGTTACTGAATTATGTTTCAATTTTTGTGTACTGGTTTTATGTTTACTTGCTGGACGGAGTGGTGTGGCTTTGAATGGTCTTTTACTtgttgtgaatgaaaaaattggAAATGTTTagttattgtgttttttttcttcaagCACGTAATGAAtcattcatttttcaatttatcaAAACATTTATATAAAATGACGTTCTGTGAATATAATAGTATGTTTTTGTTAGTCTATTTCATTAATGGAAAATTATTCTGTCATGTTCAACAGGCCTTGTTTACTGCATGGATTTTTTGGAGAAGAACATCGATTGGTTAGAAGCCAAACTAAAACCCCTTCTCAAAGGTTGCTTAGTCTTTTGATTATTAGTTCGTCTtgcttatttgttttttatgcGTTCCATCTGTTTATAATTTTATGCCACCAACAGATACTAATGATTCATCAAAATGGCAAGCCCTTTTTTCGTTTTAGTAATTGTCAAGAAATGGTGGTTTTTTAATGCGGATTTGAAAAATATAACTGATTACTGATTATGGTGGGGTTTTCCAAGCTTCCTAAACCATATGATGTTCTTCCTTTCAATAAAATAGAAGCAAAATTACGAGACATGGTAACAATTTTGGGGCACCAAACATTGTTGCGTTACAAACTTGACAGAGATATATTTTCTTTGCTGATTTTCCTGAGTTTTGAAATTAGTAACTTTTGTAAGTAAAATCAAGATTTCCTGATGCTTCGTGTTTCTCAACAATAAAGCTATTAATGGACTTGTATAATTGTTTCATACCTAGAGCAACAATTGTTGCCGACCTTCATGATACTTCAGATACTTTGTCTGTGCAAGATTGGCCTTCCCATCAACGACTATTGTTTTATTTGCTCATACTGCATTCTTCGTATGATCCTATCAGTTTATGCTTGCTGCTATGAAGTGTATTGTACTGTTATCTATGTtaatcattttcattttattcactCCAGAactatatttctatttttcattGAGGAGGGTGAAACTGATGTCATTTTGCAGATCACTATCTTCTCTTTGATTTCCCTGGCCAGGTTGAACTCTTTTTTCTTCATGAAAATGCCAAAAAAGTAATCATGAGACTTGTCAAGAAGTTAGATCTCAGGGTATATTGTTCATCTCTGCAATTGTTTCCATTACCTTGAAATTTTACAGGATGCAACTTCTTTTCAAAATGATTAGTTTTGCTATTTGATGCTTATGTATTAGTACCTGTAACCAATGAGGCTTCCTATTTGGAACTCCTTGTTGAAATTCTTAGTGGCGCCTCTCTGTTTTGCAGTTGACTGCTGTTCACTTGATTGATGCTCATCTTTGTAGCGATCCAGGGAAGTATATTAGCGCCCTGCTGCTTTCACTGTCAACCATGCTACACATGGAGCTCCCTCATGTTAATGTTTTGTCAAAGATCGATCTTATTGAAAGCTATGGCAAGCTAGGTTAGAGCTATTTGATTAGCTAGGACATAAACTATCTTATTTAAGTTTTGGTGTTATGCTCGTATTAACCCTTCGCTTGTTTTGCAGCTTTCAACCTTGACTTCTACACTGATGCACATGATTTATCATATCTACAGCATCATCTTGACCAAGATCCTCGATCTGCTAAGTATAGGTATGAAACCAGTCTGAGTCGTATATAGAAGTTGACGTTGATGTTAGAACGCTCTATTTGGCATCTAATGACTTGTGTATTGAACTAGCATAAATCTCCTTCATATTACTGATTGAGGATGAGCTCGAGTGGAATTTAATTTCAAAGACATAGGTCGTCCATTTAGTACAATCATTTGTCTAATGTTTCTGTGACTTGGCTGTTGAAACTCTTCTCATCAATGGTGGGATCTTGCAATCTCTGGTATTGCATAATTGGCAAGATATGAAATGCATTCTGTGATCACCTCTTATAAGCTTTTATGGAGGATAATCATGTCATATCCAATAACTCCACACCTCTTTACTTGCCTGCTAGTTGCTTATAGAAATCTTGCATATACATTTTGAACAGATgattcaaaatttcaatttagGGCCTATTGTTTGGCCCGATCTGGACGCTATAATACTATATACGATGGTAGCATGTTTGACAAGCTTAAGCTATGAAGGATTGTAATTGTATTGTATGTTAGTTCCAACAAAATGGCTATATGATTTAACTTCTATAGTTTCAATTATTAATTGCTACGTTTTCAGTGGAGATTCACTATAATTTGGAGCCAGGAATACTAGCATATATGAGTTCCACTAGCTCTCACATGTAGAGGCCCATTTTTCGCAATTTTCATCCTTCAGAAGATTAATCTGGGTCCATAATTGTGTATGTTTCATCATTTCATGTAGCCAAGCTACCAATACACTGTTTCTTTACTTTCTCCAGAAAGCTAACAAAGGAGCTCTGTGAAGTTATAGAAAATTTCAGTCTTGTCGACTTCACCACTCTGGACATTCAGGCATGTTTACATCCCTGTATGATGTAATTGTCAGTTCTGATTGTATATATACTTAGCTTCTACCCATGGTTTTTCAGGATAAGGTGAGCGTTGGGAATCTAGTTAAACTGATTGACAAGACCAACGGGTACATATTTGCTGGGATTGATTCAAGTGCAGTTGAATTTAGCAAAATCGCAGTTAGTCCAGTTGATTGGGATTATTACAGATATCCTTTTCTCAGTCTTAATCTTTCGTCTACACATGCTCGCTTCCTCATTTTAGTTCTTTATATTATTTCCTTAGTATACATATGCAATTGCTTTTCACATTATCTTGATTTTTGTACATTTTGACACTGTAATTTTCATCTAGGAGTATGTTCTTGTTGGATTATTCAGTGCAAGCTACTACATTTGCATAAATCTAAACCTCAAAGAGTCTTTGGAAGCAACAATTCAGTTCATGTTCCAGATATAAGTTATTGTTGCTCGTTCCTCGTCTGAAGCAGTTTCTCATTAAGCACTTGAACATTCTAACATTTGATCCATCTATGAATTCAGTCTGGTTTTCCTTGACATAGCAGTTCACAGTGGCAGCTGTGCAGGAGAAGTACATAAAGGACAACGAAGTATTTGATGACGAGATCATCActtcaccaccaccaccaccaccgtctATTGCTGAACGTGATCTTCGAAAGGATGAACGTTGATGATAATTCTCGTGCGCTTTAAAACTGTAAGTTTCCTCTGCAGTTGTGCCATAGATTTCGACTACAGCTTGATCATAATGTAGTGGGGAGGCATCATTGTTGTAGTATATGTGAATTACATTAATTTTGTCTTTATACTTTAGCTTTGATGATCGAGTTCAAGATCATGTCTACTGAATTGAATTTCctagttctttcttttttctttaaaaaaaaagatgttTGATTAAATCAAGTCTGAAAGATTTAGGAAGATTCTTTCACTTTTGCCGATATAGATGTAAGTAGTCTAGTAGGTCGCACGATTTATgaacatattttttaaaaaatgcgATTTATCTAGAAAATGTAAGTAAAGCATGAACAAACAGCAGTCTCAAGTCGTCTTCTAGATTACCttgattttcaaatttatttttctactt contains:
- the LOC121754173 gene encoding GPN-loop GTPase QQT1-like, whose translation is MVFGQVVIGPPGSGKTTYCNGMSQFLQLVGRKVAVINLDPANDSLPYDCAINIEDLIKLEDVMAEHSLGPNGGLVYCMDFLEKNIDWLEAKLKPLLKDHYLLFDFPGQVELFFLHENAKKVIMRLVKKLDLRLTAVHLIDAHLCSDPGKYISALLLSLSTMLHMELPHVNVLSKIDLIESYGKLAFNLDFYTDAHDLSYLQHHLDQDPRSAKYRKLTKELCEVIENFSLVDFTTLDIQDKVSVGNLVKLIDKTNGYIFAGIDSSAVEFSKIAVSPVDWDYYRVAAVQEKYIKDNEVFDDEIITSPPPPPPSIAERDLRKDER